The Flavobacterium faecale genomic sequence GTTCATAGAGAAACTTACAAGAAACAATCAGGTGGTCGTGGTAAATTCGGTGATATCGTATTTAAATTAGAGCCAGCTGATGAAGTTGATGGTAAGCCAGGTGTTGGCTTGCAGTTTGTTAATGCTGTAAAAGGTGGTAACGTTCCTAAAGAATATATTCCGTCTGTAGAGAAAGGTTTCCGTGAAGCTATGAAGGCTGGTCCTTTGGCTGGATATCAAGTGGATAGTTTAAAAGTAACTTTGACAGATGGATCTTTCCACCCTGTCGATTCAGATGCACTATCTTTTGAGTTAGCTGCTAGAATGGGTTATAAAGAAGTAGCTAAAGCTGCTGGAGCTGTAATTCTTGAGCCTATCATGAAAATGGAAGTTATTACACCTGAAGAAAACATGGGAGATATCGTTGGTGATATTAACCGTCGTAGAGGTCAAGTGAATGACATGGGAGATAGAAATGGTGCTAAAACTATTAAGGCAGATGTGCCATTATCAGAAATGTTTGGATATGTAACTACATTGAGAACATTGTCTTCTGGTCGTGCAACTTCTACAATGGAATTTTCACACTATAGCGAAACGCCTTCTAATATTTCGGAAGCAGTAATCAAAAAAGCAAAAGGAAACGCTTAATTTTAAGAAAATGAGTCAAAAAATCAGAATAAAACTAAAATCTTACGATCACATGTTGGTAGACAAGTCTGCTGAAAAGATTGTAAAAACGGTTAAAACTACAGGTGCAGTTGTTACAGGTCCAATTCCATTGCCAACTCACAAAAAACTTTTTACTGTTCTACGTTCTCCGCACGTTAACAAAAAAGCAAGAGAGCAATTTGAAGTAATGTCATACAAGAGATTAATTGACATTTACTCTTCTTCATCTAAAACAATTGATGCTTTAATGAAGTTAGAATTGCCAAGCGGTGTTGAAGTAGAAATCAAAGTTTAGGTTTCTAAATACAAGGAAATTCAGAGCACTTTGTTTAAGTGAAAACTTTTTTTGGATTGTGTGTAAATAAGTTATACTTTTGCACCACTTTAAAAATAAGGGTTCACTTAAATGATGTGTTCTATTTTTATATTTAATAATTAATAATTAATATTTATGTCTGGGTTAATTGGTAGAAAAATCGGCATGACTAGTCTTTTTGACGAGAACGGGAAAAACATTCCTTGTACTGTAATTGAGGCGGGTCCATGCGTTGTTACCCAAGTCAGAACCAAAGGTGTTGACGGGTACGAAGCGTTGCAACTTGGTTTCGATGACAAAAACGAGAAACATTCCACAAAAGCGGCTTTAGGTCACTTTAAAAAAGCGGGAACTGTAGCTAAGAAAAAAGTCGTTGAATTCAAGGAATTTGCAACAGAGCAAAAATTAGGTGATCTTATTGATGTGTCTATTTTTGTTGAAGGGGAATTTGTAGATGTACAAGGTGTATCTAAAGGTAAAGGTTTTCAGGGGGTTGTAAAACGTCACGGTTTTGGTGGTGTTGGTCAAGCAACTCACGGTCAACATAACCGTTTAAGAGCGCCGGGTTCTGTAGGAGCGTCATCTTATCCATCTAGAGTATTCAAAGGAATGCGTATGGCTGGAAGAATGGGAACCGACAATGTAAAAGTTCAAAACCTTAGAGTTTTAAAAGTAGTTGCTGAAAAGAACCTACTTGTTATTAAAGGATGTGTTCCTGGACATAATAACTCTTATGTAATCATCGAGAAGTAATGGAAGTAAAAGTATTAGATTTCAACGGAAAAGATACTGGAAGAAAAGTACAACTTTCTGATTCAGTATTCGCAATTGAACCAAATAATCACGCTGTATACCTTGATGTTAAGCAATATTTAGCTAATCAAAGACAAGGAACGCACAAAGCTAAAGAAAGAGCTGAAGTTGCGGGTAGTACACGTAAGATTAAAAAACAAAAAGGAACTGGTACTGCTCGTGCGGGTAGTGCAAAGAATCCATTGTTTAAAGGTGGAGGTACAGTTTTTGGACCAAGACCAAGAAGTTATTCTTTCAAATTAAATAAAGGTTTGAAGCGTTTGGCAAGAAAATCTGCTTTTTCTATTAAAGCAAAAGAATCAAATATTATCGTTCTTGAGGACTTTGATTTTGAAACGCCAAGTACTAAAAATTTCATTAACGTTTTGAAAGCTTTAGAGTTAGATAATAAAAAATCATTATTCGTGTTGGGTTCTTCAAATAAAAATGTATATTTGTCGTCACGCAATTTAAAAGCGTCTAATGTGGTAAGTAGCTTAGAATTAAGTACTTACGCTATATTAAACGCTAACAATTTAGTGCTTTTGGAGAGTTCTTTGGAAGTAATTGAAGAAAATTTAAGTAAATAATAGGATATGAGTATCATAATTAAACCTATAGTAACGGAAAAAGTAACCAAAGAAAGTGAAGTTTTAAACCGTTTTGGATTCGTTGTTAACAAAAAAGCGAACAAAGTTGAGATTAAGAAAGCTGTAGAAGCTGCTTATGGTGTAACTGTGTTAAGCGTTAATACAATGAATGTAAGACCTGATAGAACTACTAAATACACTAAAAGTGGTTTGATCAGTGGAAAGACAAATGCTATCAAAAAAGCAATTGTACAAGTACAAGAAGGAGAAACAATTGATTTTTACAACAAAATCTAATATAGAAAAATGTCAGTAAGAAAATTAAAACCTATTACCCCAGGTCAGCGATTTAGAGTTGTGAATGGTTATGACGCTATTACAACTGATAAGCCGGAACGCTCTTTGATAGCGCCGATAAAAAACTCTGGAGGTAGAAATAGTCAAGGAAAGATGACCATGCGTTATACGGGTGGTGGTCACAAGCAGAGATATCGTATTATTGATTTCAAACGTGCAAAAGAAGGAATTCCAGCTACAGTGAAATCAATCGAATACGATCCAAATCGTACTGCATTTATCGCTTTGTTAGCTTATGCTGATGGAGAGAAAACATATATTATTGCTCAAAATGGATTGAAAGTAGGTCAGAAATTAGTTTCTGGTCCTGAATCTCAACCTGAGATTGGTAATACTTTACCTTTAAGCAGAATTCCATTAGGAACTGTTATTTCTTGTATTGAATTGAGACCAGGTCAAGGAGCAGTAATTGCTCGTTCTGCTGGAACATTTGCTCAGTTAATGGCAAGAGATGGAAAATTTGCAACAATTAAAATGCCGTCAGGAGAAACAAGATTAATCTTGTTGACTTGTTCTGCTACAATTGGAGCAGTATCTAATTCTGATCACCAATTAGTTGTATCTGGAAAAGCAGGTAGAACAAGATGGTTAGGTAGAAGACCTAGAACAAGACCTGTTGCGATGAACCCTGTTGATCACCCAATGGGTGGTGGAGAAGGACGTTCTTCTGGTGGACATCCACGTTCAAGAAATGGAATACCAGCAAAAGGTTATAGAACACGTTCTAAGAAAAACCCGAGTAACAAGTATATCGTAGAACGTAGAAAGAAATAATAAGATATGGCACGTTCATTAAAAAAAGGACCTTTCGTTCATTATAAGTTAGACAAGAAAGTTCAAGAAAACATTGCAGGTGGAAATAAAGGAGTAGTAAAGACTTGGTCTAGAGCTTCTATGATTACTCCTGACTTCGTTGGACAAACTATCGCAGTTCATAACGGTCGTCAATTTGTACCAGTTTACGTTACAGAAAACATGGTAGGTCACAAATTAGGAGAATTTTCACCAACTAGATCTTTTAGAGGTCATGCTGGAGCAAAAAATAAAGGTAAAAAATAAGAAGCAATGGGAGTTCGTAAAAGAGAAACAGCAGATGCGAGAAAAGAGGCTAATAAGTCTATTGCTTTCGCAAAATTGAATAACTGCCCTACTTCACCTAGAAAAATGCGCTTAGTAGCGGACTTGGTAAGAGGTCAGAAAGTAGAAAGAGCACTTAACATCTTAAGATTTAGTTCTAAAGAAGCTTCAAGAAAATTAGAGAAATTAGTATTATCTGCAATCAACAATTGGGAGCAAAAAAATGCTGATGCTAGTATAGAAGAAGCTGGTTTATTTGTTAAGGAGATTAGAGTAGATGGTGGAATGATGTTGAAAAGACTTCGTCCAGCTCCACAAGGTCGCGCACATAGAATTAGAAAACGTTCTAATCACGTAACAATCGTGCTTGGATCTATTAATAACACACAAGCAATTTAATAAAGATGGGACAAAAGACAAATCCAATTGGAAATAGACTTGGTATCATCAGAGGATGGGACTCAAACTGGTATGGTGGAAATGATTACGGTGATAAAATCGCTGAAGATCACAAAATCAGAAAGTATATCCATGCTCGTTTATCAAAAGCTAGTGTTTCAAAAGTAATTATCGAGAGAACTTTAAAACTTGTAACCGTTACTATCACTACTGCTAGACCTGGTATTATTATCGGTAAAGGTGGACAAGAGGTAGACAAGTTGAAAGAAGAACTTAAGAAAGTTACTGACAAAGAGGTTCAAATCAACATCTTTGAAATCAAAAGACCTGAACTTGACGCGTATCTAGTTGCTACAAGCATCTGTCGTCAAATTGAAAGTCGTATTTCGTACAGACGTGCTATTAAAATGGCTATTGCTGCCTCTATGCGTATGAACGCAGAAGGTATCAAAGTTTTAATTTCTGGTCGTTTGAATGGTGCTGAAATGGCACGGTCGGAAGGTTTCAAAGAAGGAAGAGTTCCTTTATCAACTTTCAGAGCTGATATTGATTATGCATTAGCTGAGGCGCATACTACTTATGGTAGAATGGGAATCAAAGTGTGGATCATGAAAGGTGAAGTTTACGGAAAGAGAGATCTTTCACCACTTGCTGGAATGGACAAAAAACAAGCTGGCGGAAAAGGTGGAGATTCTCCTCGTGGAAAATCTAACTTTAATAAAGGTGGAAAACCAGACGCTCGTAAAAGAAAGTAATTTTTAAATTAAAGAAAAATGTTACAGCCTAAAAGAACAAAATACCGTAAGGTACAAAAAGGTAAAATGAAAGGGAACTCTGGAAGAGGGCATGAACTTTCTAATGGAATGTTTGGTATTAAATCTGTACATGAAGATGGAATGTTCCTAACTTCTCGTCAAATTGAAGCTGCACGTATCGCTGCAACTCGTTTTATGAAAAGAGAGGGGCAATTATGGATCAAAATATTTCCAGACAAACCTATTACTAAGAAACCTCTTGAGGTACGTATGGGTAAAGGTAAAGGTGCAGTTGAGTATTGGGCTGCCGTTGTTAAACCCGGAAGAATTATGTTTGAAGTTGGAGGAGTTCCTTTGTCAGTTGCTAAAGAGGCATTACGTCTTGCAGCTCAAAAGCTTCCAGTAAAAACTAAATTCGTAGTTGCTAGAGATTTCGAAGCATAATCTATATTATATTATGAAACAATCAGAAATAAAAGATCTTTCTGCAGCGCAGTTGCAAGAAAACCTTAGCCAGGCTAAGAAAACATATGCTGACCTAAAAATGGCTCATGCTATCTCTCCAATTGAGAATCCGCTTCAAATTAGAAGTTTAAGAAGAACAGTTGCAAGATTAGCCACTGAGTTAACTAAAAGAGAATTGCAATAATTGTAATCTGCTGAAAGATGGAAGAAAAAAGAAATTTAAGAAAAGAAAGAATAGGTGTTGTAACGTCTAACAAAATGGATAAATCTATTGTTGTTGCACAAGTTACTAAAGTAAAACACCCGTTATACGGTAAGTTTGTATTGAAAACTAAAAAGTATCATGCACACGACGAAACGAACGACTGTAACATTGGAGATACTGTAAGAATTAGCGAAACGCGTCCTTTAAGTAAAACAAAATGTTGGAGATTAGTTGAAATCCTAGAAAGAGCTAAATAATTATGGTACAACAAGAATCAAGACTAAAAGTAGCAGATAACACAGGAGCTAAAGAAGTTTTAACTATCCGTGTTTTAGGAGGTACCAAAAGAAGGTATGCTTCTGTTGGTGATAAGATTGTAGTTTCTATAAAAGATGCAGCTCCAAACGGAAACGTTAAAAAAGGAGCAGTTTCAACTGCAGTTGTAGTACGTACCAGAAAAGAAGTGAGAAGAGCCGATGGTTCTTATATCCGTTTCGATGACAATGCATGTGTTCTATTGAATGCTGCAGGAGAAATGAGAGGAACTCGTGTTTTTGGACCGGTAGCAAGAGAACTTCGTGAAAAACAATTCATGAAAATTGTATCATTAGCACCAGAAGTGCTTTAATTCGTTTTAAGATGATAAAGCTAAAAATAAAAACAGGTGACATCGTAAGAGTAATTGCTGGAGACCATAAAGGTGAAGAAGGTAAAGTATTACGTGTTGACCGTGAGAAAAACAAAGCTATTGTAGAAGGTGTGAACATGGTTTCGAAACATACGAAACCAAGTGCAAAAAACCCTCAAGGTGGAATTGTGAAAAAAGAAGCTTCAATTCAAATTTCTAACATCTCTCTAATTGATCCGAAAACAAAGGAAGCAACTAGAGTGGGTATTAGAGTTGAAGGAGATAAGAAAGTAAGATTTTCAAAAAAATCTAATCAAGTACTATAGTAATGGCATATATACCTAGACTAAAAGAAGAATATAAGAGTAGAGTTATCTCTGCTCTTACAGAAGAGTACGGATATGTAAACGTAATGCAAGTTCCTAAATTGGACAAAATCGTTTTAAGCCGTGGTGTTGGAGCAGCAGTTTCTGACAAAAAACTTATTGACTATGCAGTTGATGAGTTGACAAAGATAACTGGACAAAAAGCGGTTAGTACAATCTCTAAGAAAGACGTTGCGTCTTTCAAATTGAGAAAAGGTATGCCAATTGGAGCAAAAGTTACTTTACGTGGAGAAAGAATGTATGAGTTTTTAGATAGACTTATTACTTCATCTTTACCACGTGTTAGAGATTTTAGTGGTATCAAAGCTACTGGTTTCGACGGAAGAGGAAATTACAACCTTGGAGTTTTAGAGCAAATCATTTTCCCAGAAATTGATATTGATAAAGTAAATAAAATATCTGGAATGGATATTACGTTTGTTACAACTGCTAAAACTGATAAGGAAGCAAAGTCATTATTGACTGAATTAGGTTTACCTTTTAAAAAGAATTAAGATATGGCTAAAGAATCAATGAAAGCCCGCGAGGTTAAGAGAGAAAAAACGGTAGCAAAGTATGCTGAGAAAAGAAAAGCTTTGTTAGAAGCTGGAGATTTCGTAGGTTTGCAAAAGTTACCGAAAAATGCTTCACCAGTTCGTTTGCACAATAGATGTAAATTAACAGGTAGACCAAGAGGGTATATGCGTCAGTTTGGTATTTCACGTGTTACATTTCGTGAAATGGCAAACAATGGATTGATACCAGGTGTTAAAAAAGCTAGCTGGTAAAATATTGAGTTTTAATTGGTTAAAGGTTCGACAGATAGTCTGAAGAAAACCATAGCCGCAAATATATACATATGTATACAGATCCTATTGCAGATTATTTAACAAGGGTTAGAAACGCTGTGGCTGCAAACCACAAAGTTGTTGAGATCCCTGCATCTAATCTAAAGAAAGAAATTACTAAGATCTTATTTGATCAAGGTTATATCTTGAGTTACAAATTTGAAGACAGCACTGTTCAGGGCTCAATCAAAATCGCTTTGAAGTATGATAAAGATACTAAAGAGCCTGTAATCAAAGATATCCAAAGAATTAGTAAACCAGGTTTACGTAAATATTCAAGTTCTGCTTCTATCCCAAGAATCCTTAATGGATTAGGGATTGCTATCGTTTCTACATCTAAAGGTTTGATGACAGGAAAGAAAGCAAAACAACTTAACGTTGGTGGAGAAGTAATTTGTTACGTATACTAATTAAAAGACGATAAGAAGATGTCAAGAATAGGTAAAAGTCCAATTGCAATCCCTGCCGGAGTAACTGTTGAAGTTAAAGACGGTATTATTACAGTTAAAGGAAAAAACGGTCAACTAACACAGGAATATTCAGATGTTACTGTAACAGTTGAAGGCGATCAAGTTCAAGTTGAAAGATCGTCTGATCACAAAGATCAAAGAGCTAAGCACGGTTTGTACAGATCATTAATTAATAACATGATTATTGGTGTAACTGATGGTTTTACAAAATCTTTAGAATTGGTTGGAGTTGGTTATAGAGCTTCAAATCAAGGGCAAAGATTAGATTTAGCTTTAGGGTTTTCTCATAATATCGTTTTAGACGTTGCTCCAGAGGTAACTTTGGAAACAATTTCTGAAAAAGGTAAAAACCCAATTGTGAAATTAACATCATTTGATAAGCAACTTTTAGGTCAAGTAGCGGCAAAAATTAGAGGTTTCCGTAAGCCTGAGCCGTACAAAGGAAAAGGTGTTAAATTTGTAGGTGAAGTATTAAGAAGAAAAGCTGGTAAATCCGCTTAAAAAATAAGATTATGTCATTAACGAAACCTGAAAGAAGACAGAGAATTAGATTCAGAATTAGAAAGACTATTAGCGGTACTACTGCAAAGCCTAGACTATCTGTTTTTAGAAGTAACAACGAAATTTATGCTCAACTTATTGATGACGTAAACGGTGTTACTATATTAGCTGCTTCATCAAGAGAAAAAGAAATAGAAAAAGGTACGAACGTTGAAGTTGCTGCTGCTGTTGGAAAACTAGTTGCAGAGAAAGCGTTAAAAGCTGGGATTGAAACGGTAACTTTCGATAGAGGAGGTTATTTATATCACGGTCGTATTAAATCATTAGCTGAAGGCGCGAGAGCGGCTGGGCTTAAATTCTAATAAGTATGTCTAATAAGTACAAAAGTATAGAATTAGTAAAACCAGGAGGTCTTGATTTAAAAGATCGTTTGGTAAGTGTAAATCGTGTTACTAAAGTTACAAAGGGTGGTAGAGCATTTGGTTTTTCTGCTATTGTAGTTGTAGGTGATGAAAATGGTGTTGTAGGACATGGATTAGGAAAATCTAAAGATGTTTCTGAAGCAATCGCAAAAGCGGTAGAAGATGCTAAGAAAAATTTAGTAAAAATTCCTTTGAATGGTCAATCAGTACCTCACGAACAAAAAGGTAAATTTGGTGGTGCACGTGTATTTTTAATTCCAGCCTCTCATGGTACTGGAGTTATTGCTGGTGGAGCTGTTCGTTCAGTTCTTGAGTCAGTAGGAATTCACGATGTATTATCTAAATCTCAAGGATCATCGAATCCTCATAATGTAGTAAAAGCAACTTTTGATGCTTTGTTACAAATGAGAAGTGCTTATACTGTTGCAAAACAGAGAGGACTTTCATTAGAAAAAGTTTTTAAAGGTTAATTCAAGGAAATTATGGCTAAATTATTAGTAAAACAAGTTAGAAGTAAAATCAACTGTCCCCTTTCTCAAAAAAGAGGATTAGAAGCTTTAGGTCTACGTAAAATGGGTCAGGTTGTAGAACATGATTCAAACCCTGCAATCCTTGGGATGATAAACAAAGTTAAACACTTAGTTTCTGTCGAAGAAACTAAATAACAAATACTGTTATGAATTTAAGTAACTTACAACCAGCTGAAGGGTCAACGCACAATCAAAATAAAAGATTAGGTAGAGGAGAAGGTTCTGGAAAAGGTGGTACTTCTGCAAGAGGTCACAAAGGAGCAAAATCTCGTTCTGGATATTCAAAAAAGATTGGTTTTGAAGGAGGGCAAATGCCACTTCAAAGACGTGTGCCTAAGTTTGGTTTCACAAACATCAACCGTAAAGAATACGAAGGTGTTAATTTAGATACTCTTCAATTGTTAGTAGATAATGGTGTAATTACAGATGCTGTCGATATGACAACTTATGTAAGTAATCGTTTGGCTACTAAGAATGAAATCGTTAAGATTTTAGGAAGAGGAGAATTGAAAGCAAAATTAAAAGTAACTGCTCACAAATTTACTGCTACTGCAAAAGCTGCTATTGAAGCTGCTGGTGGAGAAGCTGTAACAATATAATTTTTCAAATAAGTATGAAGAAATTTATTGAATCAATTAGTAATGTTTGGAAAATTGAAGAACTAAAGAACAGAATCTTAATCACATTAGGTTTGCTTTTGGTTTATCGTTTTGGAGCTCAAGTAACACTTCCTGGAATCGATGCGACACAGTTGGCAAATCTAGCTGGTCAAACTAAGGAAGGGATTGGTTCAATTCTTGACATGTTTACTGGAGGTGCATTTTCTCAGGCTTCAGTTTTTGCCTTAGGAATTATGCCTTACATTTCGGCATCAATCGTAGTTCAGCTTATGGGAATAGCTATTCCTTATTTGCAAAAACTCCAGAGTGATGGTGAAAGCGGTAGAAAAAAGATTAATCAAATTACACGTTGGTTGACTATCGTTATTACGTTAGTTCAAGGACCAACGTATATTTATAATCTTTATAGAACTTTACCTGGTAGTGCATTTTTATTAGGATTTAATTCTTTTGAATTCTTATTTTCTTCAGTTGTTATTTTAGTTACAGGGACAATTTTTGCCATGTGGTTAGGAGAGAAGATAACTGATAAAGGAATTGGGAATGGAATTTCACTTTTAATTATGGTGGGTATTCTAGCAAGATTTCCTCAAGCATTTATTCAAGAATTTACAACAAGAGTAACTAACAATAATGGTGGACCAATGTTATTGGTAATCGAAATCATTATTTGGTTGTTAGTTATTATTGCTTGTGTTTTATTGACAATGGCAATACGAAAAATACCAGTTCAGTACGCTCGTCGTACTGCTTCAGGAGAATTTGAGCAAGATAGTCTTGGTGGTAATAGACAATGGATTCCTTTAAAGCTTAATGCTTCAGGAGTTATGCCTATTATCTTCGCTCAGGCTATTATGTTTGTTCCTGCTGCAGTTGCTGGTTTGTCTAAATCAGATGCATCACAAAGTATTGTTGGCGCTTTTAGTAATATGTTCGGTTTTTGGTATAATTTTGTTTTTGCAACTTTAATTGTTGTATTTACATATTTCTATACTGCGATTACCGTTCCTACTAATAAGATGTCGGACGATTTAAAACGAAGTGGTGGTTTTATTCCAGGTGTTAGACCGGGAGCTGAAACTTCAGATTTTTTAGATAAAGTAATGTCTTTAATTACTTTTCCAGGATCTTTATTTCTTGCGTTGATAGCTGTGTTCCCGGCTATTGTTGTAAGTGTTATGGATGTTCAACAATCTTGGGCGATGTTTTTTGGAGGTACCTCTTTGATAATTATGGTTGGTGTTGCGATTGATACAATACAGCAAATCAATTCATATTTGTTAAATAAACATTATGATGGATTAATGAAGACTGGTAAAAACAGGAAAGCAGTAGCTTAATTTTATGGCAAAACAATCAGCAATAGAACAAGACGGTTCAATCATTGAAGCATTATCAAATGCGATGTTCCGTGTAGAGTTAGAAAATGGACATGTGGTAATTGCTCATATATCTGGAAAGATGCGTATGCATTATATCAAATTATTACCTGGTGATAAAGTGAAACTAGAAATGAGTCCTTACGATTTGTCTAAAGCAAGAATTACTTATAGATATTAAAAGAATTCACAATGAAAGTAAGAGCATCAGTAAAAAAGAGAAGTGCCGAGTGCATTATCGTACGTAGAAAAGGAAGATTATACGTAATAAACAAAAAGAATCCTAGATTTAAACAAAGACAAGGATAATTATGGCAAGAATAGCAGGGGTAGATATCCCAAAAAACAAGAGAGGTGTTATAGCACTTACCTACATCTTTGGATTAGGAAAAAGTAGAGCTATTGAGATTTTAGAAAAAGCTCAAGTAAGCCAAGATAAGAAAGTTCAAGATTGGAATGACGAAGAGATCGGAGCAATTCGTGAAGCTGTTGGAGTTTACAAAATTGAAGGTGAATTACGTTCTGAAGTTTCTTTAAACATCAAACGTTTAATGGATATTGGATGTTACAGAGGTATTCGTCATAGAACTGGTCTTCCGTTAAGAGGACAAAGAACTAAGAATAACTCTAGAACTAGAAAAGGTAAAAGAAAAACTGTTGCAAACAAGAAAAAAGCAACTAAATAATAAGTAATATGGCTAAAGCAACTGCAAAAAAACGTAAAGTTATCGTTGAATCAACGGGTGAAGCTCATATTTCTGCTACCTTCAATAACATCATCATTTCTTTGACAAACAAAAAAGGTGAAGTTATTTCTTGGTCTTCAGCTGGTAAAATGGGTTTTAGAGGTTCTAAAAAGAATACTCCATACGCAGCCCAAATGGCAGCAGAAGATTGTAGTAAAGTAGCTCTTGAGGCTGGATTGAAAAAAGTGAAAGTTTATGTTAAAGGGCCAGGAAACGGACGTGAGTCTGCTATCCGTTCTTTGCATAACGGTGGAATTGAAGTTACAGAGATTATCGATGTTACTCCAATGCCTCACAATGGATGTCGTCCTCCTAAAAGACGTAGAGTTTAAATAATAATAATTAAGTATAACAAAGTAGAACTAACGATTATCGAAGGATATGACCTGAATTCATAATCTCTACTTTAAAAAAATTAACAGAAATGGCAAGATATACTGGTCCAAAAACTAGAATTGCTCGTAAATTTGGCGAGGCAATTTTCGGAGACGATAAAGCTTTCGAAAAAAGAAATTACCCTCCTGGGCAACACGGGATGGCTAAGAAAAGAGGTAAAAAATCTGAATATGCTATCCAGTTGATGGAAAAGCAAAAAGCTAAATATTCTTACGGGATTTTAGAAAAACAATTCAGAGGTTTATTTAAAAAAGCATCTGCTACTAAAGGTGTTACAGGTGAAGTTCTTTTACAATTGTGTGAGGCAAGATTGGATAACGTTGTTTTTAGAATGGGCGTAGCTCCTTCTAGAAGAGGTGCTAGACAATTAGTTTCTCACAGACACATCACTGTTAACGGTGAAGTTGTAAATATTCCATCTTATCACTTAAAGCCAGGTGATAAAGTTGCAGTTCGTGAAAAATCTAAGTCATTAGAGGCTATCGAACGTTCTTTGTCTAATTCAAGTCATGTTTATGAATGGATTACTTGGAATAATGACGTTAAAGAAGGTACTTTTGTTACTGTACCTGCTAGACTTCAAATTCCAGAAAACATTAAAGAACAATTAATCGTAGAGTTGTACAACAAATAATAATTGACTTAGTCGAAATTTATGGCAATATTTAATTTTCAGAAGCCCGATAAAGTTATCATGATCGATTCAACCGATTTTGAAGGTAAGTTTGAATTCAGACCTTTAGAACCTGGTTACGGATTGACTGTTGGTAATGCACTTAGAAGAGTTTTGCTTTCAGCATTAGAAGGTTATGCAATTACATCTGTCCGCATAGAGGGTGTAGATCATGAGTTTTCTACTATCTCAGGAGTTGTTGAAGATGTTACCGAAATCATTCTTAATCTAAAACAAGTACGTTTCAAACGTCAAATTGAAGATATAGATAATGAATCAGTTAGTATTTCTGTTACTGGTAAAGATCAGTTAACAGCTGGTGATTTTCAAAAATTTATCTCAGGTTTCCAAGTTTTGAATCCAGAACTAGTAATCTGTAACTTAGATAGTAAAATCAAACTAAACCTAGATTTAACAATCGAAAAAGGTAGAGGATATGTTCCTGCTGAGGAGAACAAAAAACAAAACGCTGCAATTGGTACCATTTTTACAGATTCAATCTTTACTCCAGTAAAGAATGTAAAATATGCAATTGAAAACTTCCGTGTTGAGCAAAAAACAGATTACGAGAA encodes the following:
- the rplN gene encoding 50S ribosomal protein L14, with the translated sequence MVQQESRLKVADNTGAKEVLTIRVLGGTKRRYASVGDKIVVSIKDAAPNGNVKKGAVSTAVVVRTRKEVRRADGSYIRFDDNACVLLNAAGEMRGTRVFGPVARELREKQFMKIVSLAPEVL
- the rplX gene encoding 50S ribosomal protein L24, whose translation is MIKLKIKTGDIVRVIAGDHKGEEGKVLRVDREKNKAIVEGVNMVSKHTKPSAKNPQGGIVKKEASIQISNISLIDPKTKEATRVGIRVEGDKKVRFSKKSNQVL
- the rplE gene encoding 50S ribosomal protein L5; the protein is MAYIPRLKEEYKSRVISALTEEYGYVNVMQVPKLDKIVLSRGVGAAVSDKKLIDYAVDELTKITGQKAVSTISKKDVASFKLRKGMPIGAKVTLRGERMYEFLDRLITSSLPRVRDFSGIKATGFDGRGNYNLGVLEQIIFPEIDIDKVNKISGMDITFVTTAKTDKEAKSLLTELGLPFKKN
- the rpsN gene encoding 30S ribosomal protein S14, whose product is MAKESMKAREVKREKTVAKYAEKRKALLEAGDFVGLQKLPKNASPVRLHNRCKLTGRPRGYMRQFGISRVTFREMANNGLIPGVKKASW
- the rpsH gene encoding 30S ribosomal protein S8; this translates as MYTDPIADYLTRVRNAVAANHKVVEIPASNLKKEITKILFDQGYILSYKFEDSTVQGSIKIALKYDKDTKEPVIKDIQRISKPGLRKYSSSASIPRILNGLGIAIVSTSKGLMTGKKAKQLNVGGEVICYVY
- the rplF gene encoding 50S ribosomal protein L6 — protein: MSRIGKSPIAIPAGVTVEVKDGIITVKGKNGQLTQEYSDVTVTVEGDQVQVERSSDHKDQRAKHGLYRSLINNMIIGVTDGFTKSLELVGVGYRASNQGQRLDLALGFSHNIVLDVAPEVTLETISEKGKNPIVKLTSFDKQLLGQVAAKIRGFRKPEPYKGKGVKFVGEVLRRKAGKSA
- the rplR gene encoding 50S ribosomal protein L18; translated protein: MSLTKPERRQRIRFRIRKTISGTTAKPRLSVFRSNNEIYAQLIDDVNGVTILAASSREKEIEKGTNVEVAAAVGKLVAEKALKAGIETVTFDRGGYLYHGRIKSLAEGARAAGLKF
- the rpsE gene encoding 30S ribosomal protein S5 → MSNKYKSIELVKPGGLDLKDRLVSVNRVTKVTKGGRAFGFSAIVVVGDENGVVGHGLGKSKDVSEAIAKAVEDAKKNLVKIPLNGQSVPHEQKGKFGGARVFLIPASHGTGVIAGGAVRSVLESVGIHDVLSKSQGSSNPHNVVKATFDALLQMRSAYTVAKQRGLSLEKVFKG
- the rpmD gene encoding 50S ribosomal protein L30, which codes for MAKLLVKQVRSKINCPLSQKRGLEALGLRKMGQVVEHDSNPAILGMINKVKHLVSVEETK
- the rplO gene encoding 50S ribosomal protein L15, which translates into the protein MNLSNLQPAEGSTHNQNKRLGRGEGSGKGGTSARGHKGAKSRSGYSKKIGFEGGQMPLQRRVPKFGFTNINRKEYEGVNLDTLQLLVDNGVITDAVDMTTYVSNRLATKNEIVKILGRGELKAKLKVTAHKFTATAKAAIEAAGGEAVTI